Proteins from a genomic interval of Sander vitreus isolate 19-12246 chromosome 6, sanVit1, whole genome shotgun sequence:
- the LOC144519902 gene encoding terminal nucleotidyltransferase 4A-like isoform X3, whose amino-acid sequence MDPRTAWIQPEQKGPDNSPMDIWEPSQGFGANSSIDNHLHHQRNFAAQNANSTQSNGEYCKNVTLALPPGCVFGKMPKRDGGGERGNVRRKGSLSPSSSSLDSEAESSSPSGSSLQIDNLNVAEDANRFLHYGEHELNENNLKRQHPPPPFPTVQQHCRSMQQSGGHTPTGMKNQHVNKHHHHRSHSSGRRRHLNRANTFHGINPLLSHGSNGHHVDSSCSLWKTRRYSPGFNGLHEEIMDFFNFMSPRPEEEAMRRDVVNRIESVIKDLWPTARVEIFGSFSTGLYLPTSDIDLVVFGNWDHPPLQELEQALKKRNVAGPYPIKVLDKATVPIIKLTDHETEVKVDISFNVETAVKAAQFIKSYLKKYTVLPPLIFVLKQFLLQRDLNEVFTGGISSYSLILMAISFLQLHPRIDTRRANINLGILLIEFFGLYGRNFNYMKYGIRVKNGGAYLSKEEMLIGVGSGNRPSMLCMEDPIQPGNDVGRSSYGILQVKQVFDFAFMVLSHGVSHHARAYPNKEYDSTLGRIIKVSPEVLAYRDWTIKKWGAKQYAKLESHDVETCERDLARLMLVSVEDQRDTCSPLSADSPSPSPVFLPSPQHHSSSSSACSLSSSSGSDIESDSPPSSNAAIQLHPLTLASVHSVIQMATDLRATHPAGFIHTTPQFYHENPPSISVVHCHMSQAAHMSQHANSTSPLHQLHHPQMGGQHSHTYTMISNSHGSLEPHKVGFKHNHGGSLRGQNHSQGNFSPQQRFVPQSHDTAPGFRNQQQQYNRNTWRRRKRDNLPALNQSR is encoded by the exons ATGGATCCTAGGACCGCTTGGATCCAGCCGGAGCAGAAGGGACCTGACAATTCCCCGATGGACATTTGGGAACCCTCTCAGGGATTTGGAGCAAACTCCAGCATCGACAACCACCTTCACCACCAACGCAACTTTGCAGCGCAAAATGCAAACTCTACGCAGTCAAACGGCGAGTATTGCaaaaatgtaacgttagcacTGCCGCCGGGGTGTGTGTTTGGAAAAATGCCGAAGCGAGACGGCGGcggagagaggggaaatgtcCGAAGGAAGGGCTCGTTGTCACCGTCCTCTTCCTCTCTAGACTCGGAGGCCGAGAGCTCTTCTCCTTCCGGCTCCTCTCTGCAAATCGATAATTTGAACGTCGCAGAAGATGCCAACCGGTTTTTACACTACGGCGAGCACGAGTTGAACGAGAACAATCTCAAACGGCAACACCCCCCTCCGCCTTTTCCCACTGTTCAGCAACACTGTCGCAGCATGCAACAATCGGGCGGCCACACCCCCACTGGCATGAAAAATCAGCATGTGAACAAGCACCACCACCATCGGTCCCATTCATCCGGACGCAGGAGGCATCTGAACAGAGCCAACACTTTCCACGGCATCAACCCTCTCCTGTCCCACGGCAGCAATGGACACCATGTAGACTCTTCTTGTAGTCTGTGGAAAACCAGGCGGTACAGCCCGGGTTTTAACGG TCTTCATGAAGAAATCATGGACTTTTTCAACTTCATGTCACCACGACCAGAGGAGGAGGCCATGAGAAGAGATGTCGTGAACAGAATAGAAAGTGTCATCAAGGACTTGTGGCCCACAGCACGG GTGGAGATATTTGGCAGCTTCAGCACAGGACTTTATCTTCCAACAAG TGACATTGACCTGGTGGTGTTTGGAAACTGGGACCATCCCCCACTGCAAGAACTAGAACAAGCCCTGAAGAAACGCAATGTGGCTGGCCCTTATCCCATCAAGGTCCTGGACAAAGCTACA GTGCCGATCATCAAGCTTACTGACCATGAAACCGAGGTGAAAGTGGACATCAGCTTCAATGTAGAGACTGCTGTTAAAGCGGCACAGTTCATCAAAAGCTATCTTAAG AAGTACACTGTTCTGCCGCCTCTGATCTTTGTCCTGAAGCAGTTCCTACTGCAGAGAGATCTGAATGAAGTCTTCACTGGAGGCATCAGCTCTTACAGCCTTATACTAATGGCCATCAGCTTCCTGCAG TTACACCCTCGGATCGACACACGACGTGCCAACATCAACCTGGGCATCCTGCTGATCGAGTTCTTTGGGCTGTATGGCCGCAATTTCAACTACATGAAGTATGGCATCAGGGTGAAGAATGGAGGGGCTTACCTGTCCAAGGAGGAAATGCTGATAGGCGTGGGGAGTGGAAACAGGCCATCCATGCTCTGCATGGAAGACCCAATACAGCCAG GAAACGACGTGGGCAGGAGTTCATATGGCATCCTGCAAGTCAAGCAGGTGTTTGACTTTGCCTTCATGGTGCTGAGTCATGGAGTGTCTCACCATGCACGTGCTTACCCCAACAAAGAGTATGACAG TACTTTAGGACGCATCATCAAAGTCAGCCCAGAGGTGTTGGCCTACAGGGACTGGACAATTAAGAAGTGGGGAGCCAAGCAGTATGCCAAGCTGGAGAGCCATG ACGTGGAGACCTGTGAGCGGGACCTTGCCAGGCTGATGCTGGTTTCTGTGGAGGATCAGAGAGACACATGCTCTCCCCTCAGTGCCGACTCGCCCTCACCTTCTCCAGTCTTCCTCCCCAGCCCTCAACACCACTCATCATCATCCTCTGCATGctcgctctcctcctcctccggaAGTGACATA GAGTCTGATTCTCCGCCGAGCAGTAATGCTGCTATCCAACTCCACCCCCTCACCCTGGCCTCAGTCCATTCAGTAATCCAGATGGCTACTGACCTGAGGGCCACACATCCAGCGGGCTTTATCCACACCACACCTCAG TTCTACCATGAGAATCCACCTTCAATCAGTGTTGTGCACTGTCACATGTCACAAGCTGCACACATGTCCCAGCATGCTAACTCCACAAGCCCCCTCCACCAGCTTCACCACCCACAGATGGGAGGGCAGCATAGCCACACTTACACCATGATATCCAATTCCCATGGCTCACTTGAGCCGCACAAAGTTGGCTTCAAGCACAACCATGGTGGCAGCCTCCGAGGTCAAAATCACTCTCAAGGTAACTTCAGTCCCCAGCAGCGGTTTGTTCCCCAGAGTCATGACACGGCACCGGGTTTCAggaaccagcagcagcagtacaaCCGCAACACCTGGCGCCGCAGGAAGAGGGACAATCTTCCTGCTCTGAACCAGAGCAGATGA
- the LOC144519902 gene encoding terminal nucleotidyltransferase 4A-like isoform X1 translates to MDPRTAWIQPEQKGPDNSPMDIWEPSQGFGANSSIDNHLHHQRNFAAQNANSTQSNGEYCKNVTLALPPGCVFGKMPKRDGGGERGNVRRKGSLSPSSSSLDSEAESSSPSGSSLQIDNLNVAEDANRFLHYGEHELNENNLKRQHPPPPFPTVQQHCRSMQQSGGHTPTGMKNQHVNKHHHHRSHSSGRRRHLNRANTFHGINPLLSHGSNGHHVDSSCSLWKTRRYSPGFNGLHEEIMDFFNFMSPRPEEEAMRRDVVNRIESVIKDLWPTARVEIFGSFSTGLYLPTSDIDLVVFGNWDHPPLQELEQALKKRNVAGPYPIKVLDKATVPIIKLTDHETEVKVDISFNVETAVKAAQFIKSYLKKYTVLPPLIFVLKQFLLQRDLNEVFTGGISSYSLILMAISFLQLHPRIDTRRANINLGILLIEFFGLYGRNFNYMKYGIRVKNGGAYLSKEEMLIGVGSGNRPSMLCMEDPIQPGNDVGRSSYGILQVKQVFDFAFMVLSHGVSHHARAYPNKEYDSTLGRIIKVSPEVLAYRDWTIKKWGAKQYAKLESHDVETCERDLARLMLVSVEDQRDTCSPLSADSPSPSPVFLPSPQHHSSSSSACSLSSSSGSDIESDSPPSSNAAIQLHPLTLASVHSVIQMATDLRATHPAGFIHTTPQIQMSLPENLTIPSFSDCQFYHENPPSISVVHCHMSQAAHMSQHANSTSPLHQLHHPQMGGQHSHTYTMISNSHGSLEPHKVGFKHNHGGSLRGQNHSQGNFSPQQRFVPQSHDTAPGFRNQQQQYNRNTWRRRKRDNLPALNQSR, encoded by the exons ATGGATCCTAGGACCGCTTGGATCCAGCCGGAGCAGAAGGGACCTGACAATTCCCCGATGGACATTTGGGAACCCTCTCAGGGATTTGGAGCAAACTCCAGCATCGACAACCACCTTCACCACCAACGCAACTTTGCAGCGCAAAATGCAAACTCTACGCAGTCAAACGGCGAGTATTGCaaaaatgtaacgttagcacTGCCGCCGGGGTGTGTGTTTGGAAAAATGCCGAAGCGAGACGGCGGcggagagaggggaaatgtcCGAAGGAAGGGCTCGTTGTCACCGTCCTCTTCCTCTCTAGACTCGGAGGCCGAGAGCTCTTCTCCTTCCGGCTCCTCTCTGCAAATCGATAATTTGAACGTCGCAGAAGATGCCAACCGGTTTTTACACTACGGCGAGCACGAGTTGAACGAGAACAATCTCAAACGGCAACACCCCCCTCCGCCTTTTCCCACTGTTCAGCAACACTGTCGCAGCATGCAACAATCGGGCGGCCACACCCCCACTGGCATGAAAAATCAGCATGTGAACAAGCACCACCACCATCGGTCCCATTCATCCGGACGCAGGAGGCATCTGAACAGAGCCAACACTTTCCACGGCATCAACCCTCTCCTGTCCCACGGCAGCAATGGACACCATGTAGACTCTTCTTGTAGTCTGTGGAAAACCAGGCGGTACAGCCCGGGTTTTAACGG TCTTCATGAAGAAATCATGGACTTTTTCAACTTCATGTCACCACGACCAGAGGAGGAGGCCATGAGAAGAGATGTCGTGAACAGAATAGAAAGTGTCATCAAGGACTTGTGGCCCACAGCACGG GTGGAGATATTTGGCAGCTTCAGCACAGGACTTTATCTTCCAACAAG TGACATTGACCTGGTGGTGTTTGGAAACTGGGACCATCCCCCACTGCAAGAACTAGAACAAGCCCTGAAGAAACGCAATGTGGCTGGCCCTTATCCCATCAAGGTCCTGGACAAAGCTACA GTGCCGATCATCAAGCTTACTGACCATGAAACCGAGGTGAAAGTGGACATCAGCTTCAATGTAGAGACTGCTGTTAAAGCGGCACAGTTCATCAAAAGCTATCTTAAG AAGTACACTGTTCTGCCGCCTCTGATCTTTGTCCTGAAGCAGTTCCTACTGCAGAGAGATCTGAATGAAGTCTTCACTGGAGGCATCAGCTCTTACAGCCTTATACTAATGGCCATCAGCTTCCTGCAG TTACACCCTCGGATCGACACACGACGTGCCAACATCAACCTGGGCATCCTGCTGATCGAGTTCTTTGGGCTGTATGGCCGCAATTTCAACTACATGAAGTATGGCATCAGGGTGAAGAATGGAGGGGCTTACCTGTCCAAGGAGGAAATGCTGATAGGCGTGGGGAGTGGAAACAGGCCATCCATGCTCTGCATGGAAGACCCAATACAGCCAG GAAACGACGTGGGCAGGAGTTCATATGGCATCCTGCAAGTCAAGCAGGTGTTTGACTTTGCCTTCATGGTGCTGAGTCATGGAGTGTCTCACCATGCACGTGCTTACCCCAACAAAGAGTATGACAG TACTTTAGGACGCATCATCAAAGTCAGCCCAGAGGTGTTGGCCTACAGGGACTGGACAATTAAGAAGTGGGGAGCCAAGCAGTATGCCAAGCTGGAGAGCCATG ACGTGGAGACCTGTGAGCGGGACCTTGCCAGGCTGATGCTGGTTTCTGTGGAGGATCAGAGAGACACATGCTCTCCCCTCAGTGCCGACTCGCCCTCACCTTCTCCAGTCTTCCTCCCCAGCCCTCAACACCACTCATCATCATCCTCTGCATGctcgctctcctcctcctccggaAGTGACATA GAGTCTGATTCTCCGCCGAGCAGTAATGCTGCTATCCAACTCCACCCCCTCACCCTGGCCTCAGTCCATTCAGTAATCCAGATGGCTACTGACCTGAGGGCCACACATCCAGCGGGCTTTATCCACACCACACCTCAG ATCCAGATGTCTCTCCCTGAAAACCTAACCATCCCCTCGTTCTCTGATTGCCAGTTCTACCATGAGAATCCACCTTCAATCAGTGTTGTGCACTGTCACATGTCACAAGCTGCACACATGTCCCAGCATGCTAACTCCACAAGCCCCCTCCACCAGCTTCACCACCCACAGATGGGAGGGCAGCATAGCCACACTTACACCATGATATCCAATTCCCATGGCTCACTTGAGCCGCACAAAGTTGGCTTCAAGCACAACCATGGTGGCAGCCTCCGAGGTCAAAATCACTCTCAAGGTAACTTCAGTCCCCAGCAGCGGTTTGTTCCCCAGAGTCATGACACGGCACCGGGTTTCAggaaccagcagcagcagtacaaCCGCAACACCTGGCGCCGCAGGAAGAGGGACAATCTTCCTGCTCTGAACCAGAGCAGATGA
- the LOC144519902 gene encoding terminal nucleotidyltransferase 4A-like isoform X2, which produces MDPRTAWIQPEQKGPDNSPMDIWEPSQGFGANSSIDNHLHHQRNFAAQNANSTQSNGEYCKNVTLALPPGCVFGKMPKRDGGGERGNVRRKGSLSPSSSSLDSEAESSSPSGSSLQIDNLNVAEDANRFLHYGEHELNENNLKRQHPPPPFPTVQQHCRSMQQSGGHTPTGMKNQHVNKHHHHRSHSSGRRRHLNRANTFHGINPLLSHGSNGHHVDSSCSLWKTRRYSPGFNGLHEEIMDFFNFMSPRPEEEAMRRDVVNRIESVIKDLWPTARVEIFGSFSTGLYLPTSDIDLVVFGNWDHPPLQELEQALKKRNVAGPYPIKVLDKATVPIIKLTDHETEVKVDISFNVETAVKAAQFIKSYLKKYTVLPPLIFVLKQFLLQRDLNEVFTGGISSYSLILMAISFLQLHPRIDTRRANINLGILLIEFFGLYGRNFNYMKYGIRVKNGGAYLSKEEMLIGVGSGNRPSMLCMEDPIQPGNDVGRSSYGILQVKQVFDFAFMVLSHGVSHHARAYPNKDTLGRIIKVSPEVLAYRDWTIKKWGAKQYAKLESHDVETCERDLARLMLVSVEDQRDTCSPLSADSPSPSPVFLPSPQHHSSSSSACSLSSSSGSDIESDSPPSSNAAIQLHPLTLASVHSVIQMATDLRATHPAGFIHTTPQIQMSLPENLTIPSFSDCQFYHENPPSISVVHCHMSQAAHMSQHANSTSPLHQLHHPQMGGQHSHTYTMISNSHGSLEPHKVGFKHNHGGSLRGQNHSQGNFSPQQRFVPQSHDTAPGFRNQQQQYNRNTWRRRKRDNLPALNQSR; this is translated from the exons ATGGATCCTAGGACCGCTTGGATCCAGCCGGAGCAGAAGGGACCTGACAATTCCCCGATGGACATTTGGGAACCCTCTCAGGGATTTGGAGCAAACTCCAGCATCGACAACCACCTTCACCACCAACGCAACTTTGCAGCGCAAAATGCAAACTCTACGCAGTCAAACGGCGAGTATTGCaaaaatgtaacgttagcacTGCCGCCGGGGTGTGTGTTTGGAAAAATGCCGAAGCGAGACGGCGGcggagagaggggaaatgtcCGAAGGAAGGGCTCGTTGTCACCGTCCTCTTCCTCTCTAGACTCGGAGGCCGAGAGCTCTTCTCCTTCCGGCTCCTCTCTGCAAATCGATAATTTGAACGTCGCAGAAGATGCCAACCGGTTTTTACACTACGGCGAGCACGAGTTGAACGAGAACAATCTCAAACGGCAACACCCCCCTCCGCCTTTTCCCACTGTTCAGCAACACTGTCGCAGCATGCAACAATCGGGCGGCCACACCCCCACTGGCATGAAAAATCAGCATGTGAACAAGCACCACCACCATCGGTCCCATTCATCCGGACGCAGGAGGCATCTGAACAGAGCCAACACTTTCCACGGCATCAACCCTCTCCTGTCCCACGGCAGCAATGGACACCATGTAGACTCTTCTTGTAGTCTGTGGAAAACCAGGCGGTACAGCCCGGGTTTTAACGG TCTTCATGAAGAAATCATGGACTTTTTCAACTTCATGTCACCACGACCAGAGGAGGAGGCCATGAGAAGAGATGTCGTGAACAGAATAGAAAGTGTCATCAAGGACTTGTGGCCCACAGCACGG GTGGAGATATTTGGCAGCTTCAGCACAGGACTTTATCTTCCAACAAG TGACATTGACCTGGTGGTGTTTGGAAACTGGGACCATCCCCCACTGCAAGAACTAGAACAAGCCCTGAAGAAACGCAATGTGGCTGGCCCTTATCCCATCAAGGTCCTGGACAAAGCTACA GTGCCGATCATCAAGCTTACTGACCATGAAACCGAGGTGAAAGTGGACATCAGCTTCAATGTAGAGACTGCTGTTAAAGCGGCACAGTTCATCAAAAGCTATCTTAAG AAGTACACTGTTCTGCCGCCTCTGATCTTTGTCCTGAAGCAGTTCCTACTGCAGAGAGATCTGAATGAAGTCTTCACTGGAGGCATCAGCTCTTACAGCCTTATACTAATGGCCATCAGCTTCCTGCAG TTACACCCTCGGATCGACACACGACGTGCCAACATCAACCTGGGCATCCTGCTGATCGAGTTCTTTGGGCTGTATGGCCGCAATTTCAACTACATGAAGTATGGCATCAGGGTGAAGAATGGAGGGGCTTACCTGTCCAAGGAGGAAATGCTGATAGGCGTGGGGAGTGGAAACAGGCCATCCATGCTCTGCATGGAAGACCCAATACAGCCAG GAAACGACGTGGGCAGGAGTTCATATGGCATCCTGCAAGTCAAGCAGGTGTTTGACTTTGCCTTCATGGTGCTGAGTCATGGAGTGTCTCACCATGCACGTGCTTACCCCAACAAAGA TACTTTAGGACGCATCATCAAAGTCAGCCCAGAGGTGTTGGCCTACAGGGACTGGACAATTAAGAAGTGGGGAGCCAAGCAGTATGCCAAGCTGGAGAGCCATG ACGTGGAGACCTGTGAGCGGGACCTTGCCAGGCTGATGCTGGTTTCTGTGGAGGATCAGAGAGACACATGCTCTCCCCTCAGTGCCGACTCGCCCTCACCTTCTCCAGTCTTCCTCCCCAGCCCTCAACACCACTCATCATCATCCTCTGCATGctcgctctcctcctcctccggaAGTGACATA GAGTCTGATTCTCCGCCGAGCAGTAATGCTGCTATCCAACTCCACCCCCTCACCCTGGCCTCAGTCCATTCAGTAATCCAGATGGCTACTGACCTGAGGGCCACACATCCAGCGGGCTTTATCCACACCACACCTCAG ATCCAGATGTCTCTCCCTGAAAACCTAACCATCCCCTCGTTCTCTGATTGCCAGTTCTACCATGAGAATCCACCTTCAATCAGTGTTGTGCACTGTCACATGTCACAAGCTGCACACATGTCCCAGCATGCTAACTCCACAAGCCCCCTCCACCAGCTTCACCACCCACAGATGGGAGGGCAGCATAGCCACACTTACACCATGATATCCAATTCCCATGGCTCACTTGAGCCGCACAAAGTTGGCTTCAAGCACAACCATGGTGGCAGCCTCCGAGGTCAAAATCACTCTCAAGGTAACTTCAGTCCCCAGCAGCGGTTTGTTCCCCAGAGTCATGACACGGCACCGGGTTTCAggaaccagcagcagcagtacaaCCGCAACACCTGGCGCCGCAGGAAGAGGGACAATCTTCCTGCTCTGAACCAGAGCAGATGA